The stretch of DNA AAATTCTATAGGAGACAGACTTACcttcaaaagacaaaagaaaaccacTACAATCTTGACCACCACAAGGTATAAGCCCTTAATTATCAAGAGTTACTGCATTGAGGCAATAACTCCTAAGAAATCTTAACATTtcgccaggcaaggtggctcatcctgtaatcccagcactgggagagGATGGCACACGCAATCCTAgcctttaggaggctgaggcaggaggattgcttgagcccaggagttcaagaccagcctgggcaacagtgagatcccatctctacaaaaaattgaaaaattatccagacattGTGGCCTGAGACTGTAatcacagctgcttgggaggctgaggtgggagaatcgcttgagcccaggaggttaaggccaagatcacactactgaactccagcctgggtgacagagtgagagactctgtctcaaaaaaaaaaaaaaaaaaagagccaggcacggtggctcacgcctgtaatcccagtattttggaaggccaaggcgagcggatcatgaggtcaggagctcgagaccatcctggctaacacagtgaaaccctgtctctactaatacaaaaaaattagccaggtgtggtggcaggcgcccgtagtcccagccactcggtaggctgaggcaggagaatcgctttaacccaggaggcggagcttgcagtgagtggagatcgccccactgcactccagcctgggcgacagagtgagactccgtctcaaaaaaaaagaaatcttaccaTCTTTACATCTTTAGTTCCTATCACTACTACTGCAGATTTAGAAGCAATCTACCTGAATCAGAAAATAGAGCTCAAATAAGTTGTGTGGCTTGGTATAATCTGGGAAAATCAGTTTCAAAAGTTACCTGCCCTTGGGATAGAACTTTTTGTCAACACCAGAGTTTTCAAAAAGTACCCTAGTTATGAGGCCATTGCTGGGTAAACTTTATCCCATTCCAGCTTCAACCAGAGGCACTTGTATATACTGAAATTTCACATAAGATTACACTTGAAGAATAGGTTTCTCCATTAAAAAACTTGAAAACTACTGGTCTTCAGGTTCCCTACCTGTTTAATCTGTCAAGACATTGCCAGCTTAAATTTCGGTTACATAAGTGTCCATGTTAACTTCAAATGGCCCTGACAGGAATGCTAAAACATCGGACATTCAAATGGGCCAGTTCCCCACCAAGCTTTCTCAGGATTATAAAACTTTCAAAGTTCAAAAACATGTGATCTCTATGGGAAATAATACCTTGGATTTCAGTTtacaaaaggaacaagaaaatggTTTCTGAATGGCAGTTTTCAGTTTACAAGTAGTGGCAAAGTAAATGCTTGGATGTTATGAGGTAGATGATCTAACTTGTGAGACTTTCTTAAAGGCACTCCTTTGATCTCACATGAGAGATCTAGAAATCTATTCAAGGTATTAAAACTCCTCTCCCAGCAAGATAAAATAAAGCATCTTCCTCCTAATGGCTGAAGTTCCATCTGCTATGACCATTTTATGGAGCATGGTGCCATCTTGTGGACACTCTCAAACCACCCATTGTTAATCGGGTGCAATTACACAGCATGTTGAGTGAAAAGGAAAACTATTTGGAGTCATGGTCACTTAGGacattttcaaatgttctcaaagaacatgacattttggtcacttttataattttattgatcttttttcttcataactgtaaaacaaaaacagcatgtgAAAACCAGTGTCTTATCCCAGTCTCAACTCAGCTGATTGCCAGATGAACATCACTATCTTACTCCTCTGAATAACCAGACACAAATTATATAGCAAGTTCGAGTTTCTGCCCACCCAAGACATAGCCAATAATCAGTCATAAACACAGACACAGTCAACTCCAGGGGCTCCAGCTCTCTGCCTATCTTCTCTCAGCAGTTCCTCCCATCTGCTAAGAAGCACCTTCCTGATAGCTCTCTCTCAAGGTGAGTCAAGGCTGAACAAGACAGAAAAGCACAGTCTAGGTCCACCATCACCTCCCCCTGGCCACCAGTTGGCCAGCCAGGAAATCATTTCTGTACATCTTTTGTCTCCCCCTTttatctccttctctcttctccaaaACTTGTTGCTAACTATCACTTTCATGTAACAATGGACTTAGTGTCCATTAAACTGCCTGAGAAGTGGTTTGAGCCTGATACATTTTCCTGagctaaaaaaggaaaagtaccTCTGTGGCCTTCTTGCCATTAAGATCAAGTAAAAAAGGGACTAGCACTACTGAAAAGGGTCACACTAGAAAAGCCTTAGAATCCTCTCTCCGCCCCTGTGAAGGTTTCTCTAGTTGTAGCTCTTAAGGGTATTCTGGGGTCAAGGAGGTATAATGGGGAAACacatttattttccccttttaaacTTCCCTGCTGCCCCAGTCTTTGCCTTCTTCTTAGTGGATCCCTTGGGTTCTGGCTCCTTGCGCTTAGCTGAAGAGAGTGAGCCGGTCACCTTGAAGAAATCATCCAGGCGGCCCTGGGTGCTGCCTTGGCGGCTCTTACTCAGCCTCTTGACCCCACTGCGGATTCGCTCCTCAGAGAACTGCTTTTCACCACACATGAACTTGACCAGCTCTTCTTCATTTGGCTCGCTCCACTTCAGCTCCACAGACTCTGGGTCCAGCACCTCAGGTTTCAAGAAGAGCTGGTGAGCCTCCTTGTGGAGCCAATTTTCTGGCACAGGGTACTTGTTGGGGTCAAGTCGCCGCACAATCTCCTCGATGCTCTTGTGCTTCTGGATGAGGTCCACAGCCCGCTTGGGCCCAATACCCCGGATACTCTCACAGTAGTCACTGCCTAGCAGGATGCACAGATCCACAAACTGTTCCTGGTTCAGGCCCAGCTCCTGAAGAATCCGGCTCAGGTGGAATTCCTGGATTGGCAGCTTTTTGGCTTCACTGGCAGTCAGGTGTCGCATTAGCACAGGGCTGCCAAAGGTGAGGCAGTCCATGTCCTCGGTAGCCGCAGCATAGACTTTGCCAGCCTTCACCAGGGCAGCACAGCTGGCCTCTGCCTCGCTGGGTGCATCAAGATAAGGGATGCCCATGAGGCTCAGCAGATGTTTGCACTCATCGTTGTGCTGCTTAGTGACCTTCACCAGTCGCTTAGTGAATTTTTCCACCTCCTGCTCGGCCCCAGCAGCCTGAGCCTGCTGCAGCTGCTTCTCTGCCTCAGCCCGCCGCTCACTGCGTTTGGCCAGCTCACCTGACTTGAGCTGTGGTGGCTTGCCATCAAAGACATACACAGGCTTGATGCCATTCTCCATCATGCGAATGGTGCGGTAGAACATGCCCATCAGGTGGCTGGTGGTCTCACCCTCCTCGTTCTGCAGCACATCCCCACCCTGGCGAACAGCAATCAGGAACTGATAAATGCTCATAGAGGCATCAATGGCCACCTTACGGCCAAAGTAGCTCTTGATGTCATTCTCCCGGATGGCACTGGGGGCCACATCAGCAATTAGTTTGGCCAGGCCTTGAATTCCCATGGCAACACAGAAGAGGAATGACTAAAAAAGAAAGGCAAGTCAGAGatggaggaaagaagaagggtTATAATTGGTGTTATCTCACCAACTTCATGCCTTCAACTAAATTCCACACAACAAAAAGGACACCAAGTCAGCACTGCTAAAGACGAACAAGACAAAGTCCCCATTCTCAAAAAACTCAGTCTAGCAGGATAATTTACTCAATAGTAAGGCTTAATGAGTACCAGAAATAGAACCAGGTGCTTAGAGAAATAAGATATTGTTGATATTCTAAGgtagcagcattatttattataCCAAAAAACCCTACAACATGGGTCTCTATCAATGACCACAGAAGGCCAGGGTGCCCGGCCCAGCTTGAGGAGTCCAGGGACCATAATGGCAGACCTGAAAGACAGGCAAATACCAGCTAAACAAATAGATCTGACTTGTTTTGagtctctggagaaccctgactgataagGCAGTCTTGAAAAAGGATTGCAAACATATCTGAATAGAGGTGATGTGGCTTTCTCACAAGCTTCTCTAAACTCTCTTCATCATCGCCTCAGCACATAAGAGTTTCTACTTTTATTATGATGTTGCTAGAGTTTCAAGTCTTTCCCTTTGCGTTTTCTCTCCACCACTGAGTCTGAAATGTTAACTCCATGGCTCCTCCCCAGGTCCTGATTTAGGGGTCTGGCATGCTGTAGTCACTGGGCTCAAAAGAGTATTGCACTTCAGAGTTCAGTGTTTCCCAGATAGCAGTGTTTCCCAAATCACCCT from Piliocolobus tephrosceles isolate RC106 chromosome 13, ASM277652v3, whole genome shotgun sequence encodes:
- the FEN1 gene encoding flap endonuclease 1, with amino-acid sequence MGIQGLAKLIADVAPSAIRENDIKSYFGRKVAIDASMSIYQFLIAVRQGGDVLQNEEGETTSHLMGMFYRTIRMMENGIKPVYVFDGKPPQLKSGELAKRSERRAEAEKQLQQAQAAGAEQEVEKFTKRLVKVTKQHNDECKHLLSLMGIPYLDAPSEAEASCAALVKAGKVYAAATEDMDCLTFGSPVLMRHLTASEAKKLPIQEFHLSRILQELGLNQEQFVDLCILLGSDYCESIRGIGPKRAVDLIQKHKSIEEIVRRLDPNKYPVPENWLHKEAHQLFLKPEVLDPESVELKWSEPNEEELVKFMCGEKQFSEERIRSGVKRLSKSRQGSTQGRLDDFFKVTGSLSSAKRKEPEPKGSTKKKAKTGAAGKFKRGK